A genomic stretch from Aedes albopictus strain Foshan chromosome 2, AalbF5, whole genome shotgun sequence includes:
- the LOC109399032 gene encoding mucin-2-like, with product MADIARLLVQLGHVEDEVRKVKKNICVDGVLQPSLARRMLYEGELQCHYKEYRRVCFELLSTLPPERHDELDKDASHFEEIYRDAWVLVEKLFYSFPSTGDMHQNDRTSSSCFTATTAPRCSTPPIRSRSKNSTTEHPVPILAETETPRTSFPNRIKVSTIVADSFQYEKPLHDEDSTKDMNPPTSQKDSRVGNEPIEFVNSKTEISKTMTIPMPTGLGPVLMPFRPPPGFHPTPKRNPMPTGMPPVSQCPTGASPVPQPLQSTTGSQPVSQPLRPTTGSLPVFHPLQCKTDSLPTSQQSRCVTGSCPVSQIPHVTEFFPTSKLPTPMTGLRPVQEQYPCADEPNPKRPDVAGIPPALKPSLSTVEVSPVITPALMPIGASPVKKSTTTSFDARSTTKPTTMSAGSPPVVKAISPSTGASPVGNSAPMTVGSRPMVKPTPIPMSTETSSVGSSALRFTDASSVINYAHVSAGSPPVAKMISPSTGASPVGSSAPTAVGSRPMVKSTPMSAGNSPVGNFVQRSTGVSPVVEPIPMSTGNDSVGNYALRSTDTRSVFNYAKMPVGSSPMVMPTLTSTGAHPMVDSVPMSVGPFPAAKPTLTHIEANPLSQKSTGTSPVVKPTVIPTEANPEAKPFDDSAGLCPVAKPSPKPTDLRSVNQSNPMSSSTVAVYPPVPTKRISKTNRTSPTAGIRPARNRVQSRTHQVQTPKTTEIRPATSCALIPFGIRPITKTSTRKQWIVVALKFDQPLLDPPPVITTGAFEQLHSGMRPRKPPDEPPKQT from the coding sequence ATGGCCGATATTGCACGACTGCTTGTCCAACTTGGCCACGTTGAGGACGAAGTGAGAAAAGTGAAGAAGAACATTTGTGTAGATGGTGTTCTTCAGCCGAGTTTGGCACGAAGAATGCTGTACGAAGGAGAACTCCAGTGCCACTACAAAGAGTATCGACGAGTGTGTTTCGAGCTGTTGTCAACACTTCCACCCGAGAGGCACGATGAGCTCGACAAGGATGCCTCGCATTTTGAGGAGATTTACAGGGATGCATGGGTACTGGTGGAAAAGTTGTTTTATTCCTTCCCGTCTACCGGTGACATGCATCAAAACGACAGAACGTCATCCAGCTGCTTCACTGCGACGACTGCGCCACGCTGCAGTACCCCTCCGATCCGAAGCCGATCAAAGAATTCAACGACGGAACACCCCGTTccgattctcgctgagaccgaaaCGCCACGCACATCATTTCCAAACAGAATCAAGGTGAGTACGATTGTTGCCGATTCATTCCAGTACGAGAAGCCGCTACACGATGAAGATTCCACGAAGGACATGAATCCTCCGACGAGCCAGAAGGATTCACGTGTCGGCAACGAGCCGATCGAGTTTGTCAACAGCAAGACCGAAATCTCGAAGACCATGACGATCCCGATGCCAACCGGACTCGGTCCGGTACTGATGCCGTTTCGCCCACCTCCTGGATTCCATCCGACGCCTAAGCGGAACCCGATGCCAACCGGAATGCCTCCGGTGTCCCAGTGCCCGACAGGTGCCTCTCCGGTACCACAGCCGCTCCAGAGTACGACCGGTTCTCAACCGGTATCCCAGCCGCTTCGACCCACGACCGGTTCCCTACCAGTATTTCATCCGCTCCAATGCAAGACCGACTCTCTTCCGACATCGCAGCAATCCCGATGCGTGACCGGATCTTGTCCGGTGTCCCAGATCCCGCATGTGACCGAATTCTTTCCGACGTCGAAGCTTCCAACCCCGATGACCGGATTACGTCCGGTGCAAGAGCAGTACCCGTGTGCTGACGAACCAAATCCGAAGCGACCCGATGTagccggaattcctccggcgttGAAGCCATCTCTGTCGACAGTCGAAGTTTCACCGGTGATCACGCCGGCCCTGATGCCCATCGGTGCCAGCCCGGTGAAGAAGTCAACCACTACGTCTTTCGACGCCCGATCGACGACCAAGCCGACCACGATGTCCGCCGGTTCCCCTCCGGTGGTCAAGGCGATCTCGCCGTCCACTGGAGCCAGTCCAGTGGGCAACTCCGCCCCGATGACCGTCGGTTCTCGTCCGATGGTCAAGCCGACCCCGATCCCGATGTCCACTGAAACCAGTTCAGTGGGCAGTTCCGCCCTGAGGTTCACCGATGCCAGTTCGGTGATCAATTACGCCCACGTGTCCGCCGGTTCCCCTCCGGTGGCCAAGATGATCTCGCCGTCCACTGGAGCCAGTCCAGTGGGTAGTTCCGCCCCGACGGCCGTCGGTTCTCGTCCGATGGTCAAGTCGACCCCGATGTCTGCTGGAAACAGTCCAGTGGGCAATTTCGTCCAGAGGTCCACCGGTGTTAGTCCGGTGGTCGAGCCGATCCCGATGTCCACTGGAAACGATTCAGTGGGAAACTACGCCCTGAGGTCCACCGATACCCGTTCGGTGTTCAACTACGCCAAGATGCCCGTCGGTTCCAGCCCGATGGTCATGCCGACCCTGACGTCCACCGGTGCTCATCCGATGGTCGATTCCGTCCCGATGTCTGTCGGTCCCTTTCCAGCAGCCAAACCGACCTTGACGCATATCGAAGCCAACCCGCTAAGCCAAAAGTCCACTGGAACGAGTCCAGTGGTGAAGCCGACCGTGATACCCACCGAAGCCAATCCGGAAGCAAAACCCTTCGACGATTCAGCCGGTTTATGTCCGGTAGCCAAGCCATCCCCGAAACCCACCGATCTCCGTTCGGTGAACCAGTCAAACCCGATGTCATCCAGTACTGTTGCAGTGTACCCGCCGGTCCCAACAAAACGGATTAGCAAGACGAATAGAACATCACCGACAGCCGGAATTCGTCCGGCACGCAATCGAGTCCAGAGCAGGACACATCAAGTGCAAACCCCGAAGACAACAGAAATCCGCCCTGCAACAAGTTGTGCCCTCATTCCCTTTGGAATCCGTCCGATCACGAAGACTTCAACGAGGAAGCAGTGGATCGTGGTGGCCCTGAAGTTCGATCAACCACTACTGGATCCGCCGCCTGTCATCACGACTGGTGCTTTCGAACAGCTCCATTCCGGCATGCGGCCGAGGAAACCACCTGACGAACCTCCGAAACAAACTTGA